One genomic segment of Vespa velutina chromosome 10, iVesVel2.1, whole genome shotgun sequence includes these proteins:
- the LOC124952481 gene encoding importin subunit beta-1 isoform X2 produces MQMDPTTVQLIQVLERTVSSDKNELEAAENFLEQAAQSNFHEFVQRLSGVLVTATASPVARMAAGLQLKNQLTSKDQALKYQYQQRWLAIPAETREYIKKNILGALGTENNRPSSAAQCVAYVAVAELPVGQWSNLIPLLVNNVVNPNSTEMMKEATLETIGYICQEIESEVLVSQSNQILTAIIHGMKGSSTSNHVRLAATSALYNSLEFTKGNFEIESERNFIMEVVCEATQSSNTQVKVAALQCLVKIMSLYYQYMELYMAPALFPITLEAMKSDIDEVALQGIEFWSNVSDEEVDLALEEGDASEVGRPPLKVSRHYAKGALQFLVPVLMKKLTKQEEFDDEDDWNPSKAAGVCLMLLSTCCEEAIVPFVLPFVKDNIKSHDWRYRDAAVMAFGSILGGVEPTTLKPLVEQAMQTLIELMYDSSVVVRDTAAWTFGRICEIIPEAAINETYLKPLLESLVNGLKAEPRVAANVCWAFTGLAQASYDSACEDEQQPETYCMSQYFDFIIQRLLETTDRPDGAQANLRSAAYEALMEMVKNSPRDCYVTVQKTTMVILERLQQVLQMETHIQSHSDRAQYNDLQSLLCATLQSVLRKVTPEDAPQISDVIMTALLSMFNSNSCKSGGVQEDALMAVSTLVEVLGERFLKYMNVFKPYLCLGLKNHAEYQVCCVAVGLTGDICRALKSKIIPYCDEIMTLLLENLGNNTVHRSVKPQIFSVFGDIALSIGIEFKKYLDVVLQTLVQASQANVDRSDYDMVDYLNELREGVLEAYTGIVQGFRGESTNNTCPEEIALVEPHVPYIIQFITLIAQDREHSDGNISAALGLIGDLVSVFGAKLLPMVDTEPLNELLVKGKKSRNSKTKTLATWALKEIRKAKITANNTTSSW; encoded by the exons ATGCAGATGGATCCAACGACGGTACAATTGATCCAGGTCCTCGAGAGGACGGTCTCCTCAG ACAAAAATGAACTGGAAGCGGCGGAAAATTTTTTGGAACAGGCGGCACAATCCAATTTT CATGAATTTGTTCAACGGCTCAGCGGAGTACTGGTTACTGCAACAGCCAGTCCGGTGGCTCGTATGGCAGCTGGGCTACAATTGAAAAATCAACTTACCTCAAAGGATCAGGCGCTAAAGTATCAGTACCAGCAACGTTGGTTGGCTATCCCTGCCGAAACAAGGGAATATATCAAGAAAAAT ATTTTGGGAGCATTAGGAACTGAAAATAATAGGCCGAGCTCTGCAGCACAATGCGTAGCTTATGTCGCTGTTGCCGAATTGCCAGTTGGTCAATGGAGCAATTTAATTCCTCTATTAGTAAACAATGTGGTTAATCCTAATAGTACGGAAATGATGAAAGAAGCTACTTTAGAGACTATCGGTTACATTTGTCAAGAAATAGAAAGCGAAGTCTTGGTATCGCAGTCTAACCAAATTCTCACAGCGATTATTCATGGCATGAAAGGTTCCAGTACGTCCAATCACGTACGACTTGCAGCTACGAGCGCGCTCTATAATTCCTTAGAATTTACTAAAGGAAATTTTGAAATCGAG TCCGAGAGGAACTTTATCATGGAAGTAGTGTGCGAAGCGACACAATCGTCAAACACGCAAGTTAAAGTAGCGGCTTTACAATGCCTCGTCAAAATTATGTCTTTGTATTATCAGTATATGGAACTTTACATGGCACCAGCATTGTTTCCT ATTACTCTGGAGGCTATGAAGTCGGATATCGACGAGGTTGCACTGCAGGGAATTGAATTTTGGTCCAATGTGTCGGACGAAGAAGTTGATTTAGCCTTGGAAGAAGGAGATGCTTCTGAAGTTGGCCGACCACCATTAAAAGTTTCAAGGCACTACGCGAAAGGTGCTTTACAATTTTTAGTACCGGTACTcatgaaaaaattaacgaaacaaGAAGAATTCGATGACGAGGACGATTGGAATCCTTCGAAAGCCGCCGGTGTATGCTTGATGCTGCTCTCAACTTGTTGCGAAGAAGCTATAGTTCCTTTCGTATTACCATTCGTCAAGGATAATATCAAGAGTCACGATTGGAGATATCGAGACGCAGCCGTAATGGCATTCGGTTCCATCCTCGGTGGCGTAGAGCCTACCACATTGAAACCATTGGTAGAGCAGGCAATGCAAACGCTCATCGAGCTGATGTACGACAGTAGCGTTGTCGTAAGGGACACCGCGGCATGGACATTCGGACGTATTTGCGAGATCATTCCAGAAGCTGCCATTAACGAGACGTATTTGAAACCTTTATTGGAATCTTTGGTAAACGGACTGAAGGCAGAACCTCGCGTCGCTGCGAACGTATGCTGGGCGTTCACGGGTCTTGCCCAAGCGAGTTACGACTCGGCCTGCGAGGACGAGCAACAGCCAGAAACATATTGTATGTCGCAATACTTTGATTTCATAATTCAGAGACTATTGGAGACTACCGACAGACCGGACGGGGCCCAAGCGAACTTGAGATCGGCGGCGTACGAAGCACTGATGGAGATGGTGAAAAATTCCCCACGGGATTGTTACGTTACCGTGCAAAAAACGACGATGGTCATTTTGGAAAGATTGCAACAAGTATTGCAAATGGAAACGCACATACAAAGTCATTCGGATCGAGCCCAATACAACGATCTTCAATCATTGCTATGCGCCACCCTACAGTCCGTATTACGTAAGGTAACACCGGAAGACGCGCCGCAGATATCGGACGTTATAATGACCGCCCTATTGTCGATGTTCAATTCGAACTCTTGCAAATCCGGTGGCGTCCAGGAGGACGCTCTTATGGCCGTCTCGACTTTGGTCGAAGTTTTGGGAGAGCGCTTTTTGAAATACATGAACGTATTTAAGCCTTATCTCTGTCTCGGCCTGAAAAATCATGCCGAGTATCAAGTATGTTGCGTTGCCGTAGGCCTTACCGGTGATATATGTCGTGCTCTTAAGAGCAAGATCATTCCATATTGCGACGAGATAATGACCCTTCTTTTGGAGAATTTAGGAAACAATACGGTACATCGTTCTGTAAAGCCTCAAATATTTTCGGTCTTTGGCGACATAGCCCTGAGTATCGGTATAGAATTCAAAAAGTATTTAGACGTTGTCTTGCAAACGTTGGTACAGGCCTCGCAGGCGAACGTCGATAGATCCGATTACGACATGGTCGATTATCTTAACGAATTACGCGAGGGCGTATTGGAGGCTTATACAGGGATAGTGCAGGGTTTCCGTGGTGAATCTACGAATAATACATGCCCGGAGGAGATCGCTTTGGTCGAACCGCATGTGCCGTACATCATTCAATTTATTACTTTGATTGCCCAAGATCGGGAACATTCCGATGGTAACATATCGGCTGCGCTTGGCCTTATCGGCGATCTCGTCAGCGTTTTTGGAGCGAAATTATTGCCGATGGTCGACACCGAGCCGCTTAACGAGTTATTAGTGAAGGGCAAGAAATCGCGTAACAGCAAAACGAAGACGTTGGCCACTTGGGCCCTTAAGGAGATACGAAAGGCTAAGATTACTGCTAACAACACTACGTCCAGTTGGTga
- the LOC124952481 gene encoding importin subunit beta-1 isoform X4, with protein sequence MQMDPTTVQLIQVLERTVSSDKNELEAAENFLEQAAQSNFHEFVQRLSGVLVTATASPVARMAAGLQLKNQLTSKDQALKYQYQQRWLAIPAETREYIKKNILGALGTENNRPSSAAQCVAYVAVAELPVGQWSNLIPLLVNNVVNPNSTEMMKEATLETIGYICQEIESEVLVSQSNQILTAIIHGMKGSSTSNHVRLAATSALYNSLEFTKGNFEIESERNFIMEVVCEATQSSNTQVKVAALQCLVKIMSLYYQYMELYMAPALFPITLEAMKSDIDEVALQGIEFWSNVSDEEVDLALEEGDASEVGRPPLKVSRHYAKGALQFLVPVLMKKLTKQEEFDDEDDWNPSKAAGVCLMLLSTCCEEAIVPFVLPFVKDNIKSHDWRYRDAAVMAFGSILGGVEPTTLKPLVEQAMQTLIELMYDSSVVVRDTAAWTFGRICEIIPEAAINETYLKPLLESLVNGLKAEPRVAANVCWAFTGLAQASYDSACEDEQQPETYCMSQYFDFIIQRLLETTDRPDGAQANLRSAAYEALMEMVKNSPRDCYVTVQKTTMVILERLQQVLQMETHIQSHSDRAQYNDLQSLLCATLQSVLRKVTPEDAPQISDVIMTALLSMFNSNSCKSGGVQEDALMAVSTLVEVLGERFLKYMNVFKPYLCLGLKNHAEYQVCCVAVGLTGDICRALKSKIIPYCDEIMTLLLENLGNNTVHRSVKPQIFSVFGDIALSIGIEFKKYLDVVLQTLVQASQANVDRSDYDMVDYLNELREGVLEAYTGIVQGFRGESTNNTCPEEIALVEPHVPYIIQFITLIAQDREHSDGNISAALGLIGDLVSVFGAKLLPMVDTEPLNELLVKGKKSRNSKTKTLATWALKEIRKAKITANNTTSS encoded by the exons ATGCAGATGGATCCAACGACGGTACAATTGATCCAGGTCCTCGAGAGGACGGTCTCCTCAG ACAAAAATGAACTGGAAGCGGCGGAAAATTTTTTGGAACAGGCGGCACAATCCAATTTT CATGAATTTGTTCAACGGCTCAGCGGAGTACTGGTTACTGCAACAGCCAGTCCGGTGGCTCGTATGGCAGCTGGGCTACAATTGAAAAATCAACTTACCTCAAAGGATCAGGCGCTAAAGTATCAGTACCAGCAACGTTGGTTGGCTATCCCTGCCGAAACAAGGGAATATATCAAGAAAAAT ATTTTGGGAGCATTAGGAACTGAAAATAATAGGCCGAGCTCTGCAGCACAATGCGTAGCTTATGTCGCTGTTGCCGAATTGCCAGTTGGTCAATGGAGCAATTTAATTCCTCTATTAGTAAACAATGTGGTTAATCCTAATAGTACGGAAATGATGAAAGAAGCTACTTTAGAGACTATCGGTTACATTTGTCAAGAAATAGAAAGCGAAGTCTTGGTATCGCAGTCTAACCAAATTCTCACAGCGATTATTCATGGCATGAAAGGTTCCAGTACGTCCAATCACGTACGACTTGCAGCTACGAGCGCGCTCTATAATTCCTTAGAATTTACTAAAGGAAATTTTGAAATCGAG TCCGAGAGGAACTTTATCATGGAAGTAGTGTGCGAAGCGACACAATCGTCAAACACGCAAGTTAAAGTAGCGGCTTTACAATGCCTCGTCAAAATTATGTCTTTGTATTATCAGTATATGGAACTTTACATGGCACCAGCATTGTTTCCT ATTACTCTGGAGGCTATGAAGTCGGATATCGACGAGGTTGCACTGCAGGGAATTGAATTTTGGTCCAATGTGTCGGACGAAGAAGTTGATTTAGCCTTGGAAGAAGGAGATGCTTCTGAAGTTGGCCGACCACCATTAAAAGTTTCAAGGCACTACGCGAAAGGTGCTTTACAATTTTTAGTACCGGTACTcatgaaaaaattaacgaaacaaGAAGAATTCGATGACGAGGACGATTGGAATCCTTCGAAAGCCGCCGGTGTATGCTTGATGCTGCTCTCAACTTGTTGCGAAGAAGCTATAGTTCCTTTCGTATTACCATTCGTCAAGGATAATATCAAGAGTCACGATTGGAGATATCGAGACGCAGCCGTAATGGCATTCGGTTCCATCCTCGGTGGCGTAGAGCCTACCACATTGAAACCATTGGTAGAGCAGGCAATGCAAACGCTCATCGAGCTGATGTACGACAGTAGCGTTGTCGTAAGGGACACCGCGGCATGGACATTCGGACGTATTTGCGAGATCATTCCAGAAGCTGCCATTAACGAGACGTATTTGAAACCTTTATTGGAATCTTTGGTAAACGGACTGAAGGCAGAACCTCGCGTCGCTGCGAACGTATGCTGGGCGTTCACGGGTCTTGCCCAAGCGAGTTACGACTCGGCCTGCGAGGACGAGCAACAGCCAGAAACATATTGTATGTCGCAATACTTTGATTTCATAATTCAGAGACTATTGGAGACTACCGACAGACCGGACGGGGCCCAAGCGAACTTGAGATCGGCGGCGTACGAAGCACTGATGGAGATGGTGAAAAATTCCCCACGGGATTGTTACGTTACCGTGCAAAAAACGACGATGGTCATTTTGGAAAGATTGCAACAAGTATTGCAAATGGAAACGCACATACAAAGTCATTCGGATCGAGCCCAATACAACGATCTTCAATCATTGCTATGCGCCACCCTACAGTCCGTATTACGTAAGGTAACACCGGAAGACGCGCCGCAGATATCGGACGTTATAATGACCGCCCTATTGTCGATGTTCAATTCGAACTCTTGCAAATCCGGTGGCGTCCAGGAGGACGCTCTTATGGCCGTCTCGACTTTGGTCGAAGTTTTGGGAGAGCGCTTTTTGAAATACATGAACGTATTTAAGCCTTATCTCTGTCTCGGCCTGAAAAATCATGCCGAGTATCAAGTATGTTGCGTTGCCGTAGGCCTTACCGGTGATATATGTCGTGCTCTTAAGAGCAAGATCATTCCATATTGCGACGAGATAATGACCCTTCTTTTGGAGAATTTAGGAAACAATACGGTACATCGTTCTGTAAAGCCTCAAATATTTTCGGTCTTTGGCGACATAGCCCTGAGTATCGGTATAGAATTCAAAAAGTATTTAGACGTTGTCTTGCAAACGTTGGTACAGGCCTCGCAGGCGAACGTCGATAGATCCGATTACGACATGGTCGATTATCTTAACGAATTACGCGAGGGCGTATTGGAGGCTTATACAGGGATAGTGCAGGGTTTCCGTGGTGAATCTACGAATAATACATGCCCGGAGGAGATCGCTTTGGTCGAACCGCATGTGCCGTACATCATTCAATTTATTACTTTGATTGCCCAAGATCGGGAACATTCCGATGGTAACATATCGGCTGCGCTTGGCCTTATCGGCGATCTCGTCAGCGTTTTTGGAGCGAAATTATTGCCGATGGTCGACACCGAGCCGCTTAACGAGTTATTAGTGAAGGGCAAGAAATCGCGTAACAGCAAAACGAAGACGTTGGCCACTTGGGCCCTTAAGGAGATACGAAAGGCTAAGATTACTGCTAACAACACTACGTCCAGTTG A
- the LOC124952481 gene encoding importin subunit beta-1 isoform X1 — MQMDPTTVQLIQVLERTVSSDKNELEAAENFLEQAAQSNFHEFVQRLSGVLVTATASPVARMAAGLQLKNQLTSKDQALKYQYQQRWLAIPAETREYIKKNILGALGTENNRPSSAAQCVAYVAVAELPVGQWSNLIPLLVNNVVNPNSTEMMKEATLETIGYICQEIESEVLVSQSNQILTAIIHGMKGSSTSNHVRLAATSALYNSLEFTKGNFEIESERNFIMEVVCEATQSSNTQVKVAALQCLVKIMSLYYQYMELYMAPALFPITLEAMKSDIDEVALQGIEFWSNVSDEEVDLALEEGDASEVGRPPLKVSRHYAKGALQFLVPVLMKKLTKQEEFDDEDDWNPSKAAGVCLMLLSTCCEEAIVPFVLPFVKDNIKSHDWRYRDAAVMAFGSILGGVEPTTLKPLVEQAMQTLIELMYDSSVVVRDTAAWTFGRICEIIPEAAINETYLKPLLESLVNGLKAEPRVAANVCWAFTGLAQASYDSACEDEQQPETYCMSQYFDFIIQRLLETTDRPDGAQANLRSAAYEALMEMVKNSPRDCYVTVQKTTMVILERLQQVLQMETHIQSHSDRAQYNDLQSLLCATLQSVLRKVTPEDAPQISDVIMTALLSMFNSNSCKSGGVQEDALMAVSTLVEVLGERFLKYMNVFKPYLCLGLKNHAEYQVCCVAVGLTGDICRALKSKIIPYCDEIMTLLLENLGNNTVHRSVKPQIFSVFGDIALSIGIEFKKYLDVVLQTLVQASQANVDRSDYDMVDYLNELREGVLEAYTGIVQGFRGESTNNTCPEEIALVEPHVPYIIQFITLIAQDREHSDGNISAALGLIGDLVSVFGAKLLPMVDTEPLNELLVKGKKSRNSKTKTLATWALKEIRKAKITANNTTSSCSSSYAFRAICYRTKVGEKEYV; from the exons ATGCAGATGGATCCAACGACGGTACAATTGATCCAGGTCCTCGAGAGGACGGTCTCCTCAG ACAAAAATGAACTGGAAGCGGCGGAAAATTTTTTGGAACAGGCGGCACAATCCAATTTT CATGAATTTGTTCAACGGCTCAGCGGAGTACTGGTTACTGCAACAGCCAGTCCGGTGGCTCGTATGGCAGCTGGGCTACAATTGAAAAATCAACTTACCTCAAAGGATCAGGCGCTAAAGTATCAGTACCAGCAACGTTGGTTGGCTATCCCTGCCGAAACAAGGGAATATATCAAGAAAAAT ATTTTGGGAGCATTAGGAACTGAAAATAATAGGCCGAGCTCTGCAGCACAATGCGTAGCTTATGTCGCTGTTGCCGAATTGCCAGTTGGTCAATGGAGCAATTTAATTCCTCTATTAGTAAACAATGTGGTTAATCCTAATAGTACGGAAATGATGAAAGAAGCTACTTTAGAGACTATCGGTTACATTTGTCAAGAAATAGAAAGCGAAGTCTTGGTATCGCAGTCTAACCAAATTCTCACAGCGATTATTCATGGCATGAAAGGTTCCAGTACGTCCAATCACGTACGACTTGCAGCTACGAGCGCGCTCTATAATTCCTTAGAATTTACTAAAGGAAATTTTGAAATCGAG TCCGAGAGGAACTTTATCATGGAAGTAGTGTGCGAAGCGACACAATCGTCAAACACGCAAGTTAAAGTAGCGGCTTTACAATGCCTCGTCAAAATTATGTCTTTGTATTATCAGTATATGGAACTTTACATGGCACCAGCATTGTTTCCT ATTACTCTGGAGGCTATGAAGTCGGATATCGACGAGGTTGCACTGCAGGGAATTGAATTTTGGTCCAATGTGTCGGACGAAGAAGTTGATTTAGCCTTGGAAGAAGGAGATGCTTCTGAAGTTGGCCGACCACCATTAAAAGTTTCAAGGCACTACGCGAAAGGTGCTTTACAATTTTTAGTACCGGTACTcatgaaaaaattaacgaaacaaGAAGAATTCGATGACGAGGACGATTGGAATCCTTCGAAAGCCGCCGGTGTATGCTTGATGCTGCTCTCAACTTGTTGCGAAGAAGCTATAGTTCCTTTCGTATTACCATTCGTCAAGGATAATATCAAGAGTCACGATTGGAGATATCGAGACGCAGCCGTAATGGCATTCGGTTCCATCCTCGGTGGCGTAGAGCCTACCACATTGAAACCATTGGTAGAGCAGGCAATGCAAACGCTCATCGAGCTGATGTACGACAGTAGCGTTGTCGTAAGGGACACCGCGGCATGGACATTCGGACGTATTTGCGAGATCATTCCAGAAGCTGCCATTAACGAGACGTATTTGAAACCTTTATTGGAATCTTTGGTAAACGGACTGAAGGCAGAACCTCGCGTCGCTGCGAACGTATGCTGGGCGTTCACGGGTCTTGCCCAAGCGAGTTACGACTCGGCCTGCGAGGACGAGCAACAGCCAGAAACATATTGTATGTCGCAATACTTTGATTTCATAATTCAGAGACTATTGGAGACTACCGACAGACCGGACGGGGCCCAAGCGAACTTGAGATCGGCGGCGTACGAAGCACTGATGGAGATGGTGAAAAATTCCCCACGGGATTGTTACGTTACCGTGCAAAAAACGACGATGGTCATTTTGGAAAGATTGCAACAAGTATTGCAAATGGAAACGCACATACAAAGTCATTCGGATCGAGCCCAATACAACGATCTTCAATCATTGCTATGCGCCACCCTACAGTCCGTATTACGTAAGGTAACACCGGAAGACGCGCCGCAGATATCGGACGTTATAATGACCGCCCTATTGTCGATGTTCAATTCGAACTCTTGCAAATCCGGTGGCGTCCAGGAGGACGCTCTTATGGCCGTCTCGACTTTGGTCGAAGTTTTGGGAGAGCGCTTTTTGAAATACATGAACGTATTTAAGCCTTATCTCTGTCTCGGCCTGAAAAATCATGCCGAGTATCAAGTATGTTGCGTTGCCGTAGGCCTTACCGGTGATATATGTCGTGCTCTTAAGAGCAAGATCATTCCATATTGCGACGAGATAATGACCCTTCTTTTGGAGAATTTAGGAAACAATACGGTACATCGTTCTGTAAAGCCTCAAATATTTTCGGTCTTTGGCGACATAGCCCTGAGTATCGGTATAGAATTCAAAAAGTATTTAGACGTTGTCTTGCAAACGTTGGTACAGGCCTCGCAGGCGAACGTCGATAGATCCGATTACGACATGGTCGATTATCTTAACGAATTACGCGAGGGCGTATTGGAGGCTTATACAGGGATAGTGCAGGGTTTCCGTGGTGAATCTACGAATAATACATGCCCGGAGGAGATCGCTTTGGTCGAACCGCATGTGCCGTACATCATTCAATTTATTACTTTGATTGCCCAAGATCGGGAACATTCCGATGGTAACATATCGGCTGCGCTTGGCCTTATCGGCGATCTCGTCAGCGTTTTTGGAGCGAAATTATTGCCGATGGTCGACACCGAGCCGCTTAACGAGTTATTAGTGAAGGGCAAGAAATCGCGTAACAGCAAAACGAAGACGTTGGCCACTTGGGCCCTTAAGGAGATACGAAAGGCTAAGATTACTGCTAACAACACTACGTCCAGTTG CTCTTCCTCGTATGCATTTCGTGCCATCTGTTATCGCACGAAAgtaggagagaaagaatatgtGTGA